The genomic segment TATAAATCCGTAAGTAAATTCAATGTTAATAAGTAGTTAGTAAATGAAATAGTTTAACCATTATAAACGTCATTTTAAAAGGCAGACGAGTTGGCTCTACCGTTTGATTCATTTttgttctaaataataaaatcttttttttttctcagggTTCTTTGGAGTCGACCTATTCCCCTCGGCTGGTACTTCGCTCCGCAATGGGAACGACTGCACGGCAGACGCTGGCCACAGACTATGTGCAACAACTGGCTGAGAACGGACAGATTCTTAAAGAACTTCGCATCACAAATCCCCATATGTCCCTGTACTCTTGAGCATGCGCTGTTGGACAAGGGTCGGTTCCTGCCAGATCCAGCGTGTGACAAAGACACAAACCCGACTTGTAGATACCACTGGGGAAGTGTTCATTGTGTACGCAGTAGTGGACCAAGGTATGTATGCATTCGAATCTCAATATTGGCTAGAAGTTATTCCTCCCTATTcctcatttaaataaattagttaacaACAACATGTAAGTCTGATAGAATTTTGCAACGCAACAACAATCTACGACAGGTTATATACTGCATCACACttatgaaattttactactttaTAGCGCGGAGGGTTCAGGACAGCAGTGCTGTTACGATAAGAATGGCTTCCTCATGATGTCTTACGATCAGATGTGGGGATCCAGACCCCACCGTTCACATGATTTCGGATTCACTCCCTATAATGAAGCTAACAAGGTGAGTTTTGTAAACATCTACttatcaaaagaaaaaaaatacagatataaaaatcctTTGATATCCAAAAGTGATTAGGGAAACAATGTTATACATATTGttgtaaatagaaatattaataaataattttattaatgatttgaAAGACTTATGAACACTGTCTGAATTTTCATGGTGAGACTGAGGACTgagaatataacattttatgggCTCTAAATAAGACGTAATATCGCAGAACAAATAACAATTACAACTGATAAAAACagcaaactaaaaaataataatgatgtcTTCGTTTTGGCTGAAGTTCTTGTAACTATAATTCTCAGGTTCCATCGCTGTCGAATTGGTTCCACGACATGATTCCATTCTATCAGTGCTGTTCGTGGCAAGAGGAGCAAGCCGTCGGGTGTGAGACGTTCAGGTTGGTCTTACATCATTAATTATTCAATGAGTGAATGAAGAATTATTAAACAACATTTTCGTTGCTGAATATTTTCCCAACTAAATTAACATGCTTTAAAGTTAAGTTAGcgggaaaatgttttttatttagaataggTACTTGCCTAGTTATAGTTATACCGAGAATTATCGAGGTTTAAAAAGTCAACTTACTTTTCACTAAGATATTCGTAGTGAAAACCTCGACAATTCTCGGTGAGCTACAAGGACTTCGACATTGAATCGCGTCATACTTGTATGTGACACCCCTCTGCTCGGTGGATGATATAAAGGAACTTATTTTACAccaaattcataaattttatcctATCAAATGTTCAAGGAATATGTTTCTAGATATTTTTCATGCAACAACTGcaacttttttttagattCGAGCGTCGTCCGTCGCAGGATTGTGTCGCGTACCAGTCGCCAGGAGTTGCCGGTATTTTCGGAGACCCTCACATCGTCACATTCGATGACTTACAATACACTTTCAACGGAAAAGGTGAGAAGTTCAGAGTGGTTATTGTTGTTGTCAATTTAAACTGCAATAATCTTAATCAGgcaaatttgaaaaaagctGTCTTCTAATTTTAGAGTTCAGActaaaacaacataaaatagcTAACATAAAACCATAGTAGTTAGGTAGTAAACGATAGCATAGTCAACTTGATTAATAATAGTTTGATATCGAATATTTGTGGGGCATTCATGAAGAGTGTAACGTTGGGCAGGTAGGGCGCTCACTACTTtccatattaattaattttgaaattgatagCGACCGTCGGGAGAGAACGCCTAGATTGTCTGCTCTGTCTACTAGACGCGGCAGACAATGAAGGCCGACGCGTAGTAAACCTAAACTTCTTCCTTAGGTGAATACGTCTTGGTGAGAGTAGACCATCCACAACTGAAACTGGACGTCCAGGGTCGCTTTGAGCAAGTTCCCAGGAACATCTATGGTCCTGTCAACGCTACACACATTACTTCCGTGGTTGCTGCCTCCAACAACTCAGTTCCTATTGAGGTAATATCCATCATCATCTTTCCACCCAAAGATTCACtggaagaaattatttttgcgaTAATCCGCCTTTACGCTTGTTTAGGTATATTTGAATACCTTTGTTATAACTTTACTACTATTTACTTGTCTAAATCGTGCAGTAATTTAAGTCCAAAATatgatgaaatatatatgaacaaaaaatacaaatgaaaataaaaatacagtacaAGATTTTcgtataataacaattttcatcATTGCTTTGCTAACCATagcagttaaataaaatcaaattacattAGAATCCCATAGTCATCACAACACAAACTCCATCTGTAAAGACTATGCCAAAACGGATTTATTAGTCAATGTTGCGTTTTCGgttttgccatcgacacgcaaagaaaaagaagcctaaaatgaaaatgatgtAATTATCGTGATTCCACCAGGTCCGCTTGAGACCACAGCATGCGCAGTGGCGATACAGACTGGACGTGTTTGCTGACAACAAGAGGATCTACTTCGACCGGCCAGCGCTTCGAGTGCAGTACTTCCCAGGTGGGTCATTCAGAGAGAAAATtagtttcattttcaaatcGTTGGCGTAGATAGAAGAAGGGTTACATCTATTGAAAAAATGGAAAGCTGCTAGACGATATATGCGTGTGGTAGAAAACATAAAACGTAAAAACGCAAATGATTTCCACGACCCAAATAAGAGTGGTAATCAAAGAACTATTGAAGTAACTAAACacacattgctgatttttccttgcagtaaataaaagctctacGCTGCGCAATATACGTTCGTTCGCATCGGGATAGGTCTGAGTTTGgagatagtgtgtagccggcataactgtaataaaataattttatttatttatttataacgtaATGTGTCCGTAACGTGTCCCAGGTGTGACGGTGTACCAGCCTTTGTATGTGCTGAACCAGTCGGAGATCGTGATTATGTTCTCATCTGGCGCGGGCGTGGAGGTGGTCGAGAACAAGGGCTTCATGTCGGCAAGGGTCTACCTGCCTTGGAATTATATGGTAACCTGACTCATaagatgatattttattgaatgtgTATATCTTTCACTGATGAACGAAAAAATCTGGCAGTGTTACTTATTGTTGCAAAACTGAACTGGGAACACAGACCAAATTTAACCTGGGAAACTCCTGATCATTTATTCCTTTATCTATGCTCCAGATCCTACTGGCTAAAACAATTATCGTTCTTAAAATTATACGTTGTCTTAGgaatttaatagtaatttcCTAGGTTGAttcatttagataaaattacttacttcCATACTTACCAACTTACAAATATACGATCGAATCTTGAGACGTTGTAACAACACATAAAAGTACTGCCATTGACATGGCACTTTCACAGACGCATTTGATAAAACGACATCCTAATTTCAGAATCAAACTCGTGGTCTGTTCGGAAACTGGTCGCTGGACATGAACGATGACTTCACGAGACCTGATGGCACGAAGGCCGCCGTCGACCTCAATAACTTCCAGTCTGCTCATAGGGATTTTGCTCAGTATTGTAAGTACATACCTagtacataagtacatacatcATGTTACAATGTACCTTAAGAATTACCTCAGGAAGCCTCCTGACCCTCCTTCAGGTTAGGCAACCTGAAGGGATAAGAAGACGTTAAAACAATAATCCAATCACATAACTCATGATTAGTATTGtccattcataaaaaaaatggttgaaGATCATGAAGATCAAGAATTCTATTTAGATTCTAAAAGTTCTCATTCTTGGTAAATTATAcccatttttttcaaattttttcatTGGATTTTTTCATCTAGGTCTGGCATAATATAGGTACGTAGGTATGAGACTCCTTCAACAAACTTTCATTACGACAACATCTTCCTTGTTCTATCTTTAGAAACATTCCTCTTCGGCACAGCATACAGAAAATTACTCGATTGCATGCTAAATGGGTCGTAACAATAGATACCTTCCGTACATGcaattatggttttaattaCAGGGCAACTAACAGATCGAGAGCAAAAGGACATAGGTGTGGCGCTATTCACACGAGAATATGGTCGATCAGCAGCTTATTACAACGACAACCAATTTATACCGAACTACATTCGAGAACCTACCGACTTCTTGCCAGTCAATCGCTCGCACGACGTCAATAGAGCATTGGAGTTATGTCAAGATTCATACCAGTGCCGATACGACTACGGAATGACACTCAATAGGGATATGGCCGAATTCACGAAGAATTATTTGTCTTCAATTGTAAGTTATCGTTTTTGtgcaatatttcaataatattataattggaCGTGGATTTTTGATGAATTGGCAAAGAAGcttgaaatagaaaaagatTTTCATTCTGAAACTCGAAAAAGGCGGAGGCCGGGTACAGCTAACTTAATCTGAGTCgagtaataataatgtaggtGCAACTATGATGCACCCACTCGTACACTTATGACTCATAGTTCTGAGTTGACCGACAATTAACcatataagtaggtaagtcATATTTTTCTCACGGCCTTTAATTTAAGCCTTTAACTGATGTCATCAAGtctgaaataacaaaaagaatTGATGCGCTATGTCATTGTTTACATTGCAATTTGTTGTACTGACAAAGCTTCAGTATTTCCAAAAAGCCTCATCAAAAGAAGTACTTATCAGAAGCCAAGCTCTTGATGATTAATAATAGTACCGATCTTGAGTATGCAGACATCGTTTTGATTGCATAGGTATTCACGCTATGAACAAAAATTCTGTGTcagttattaatttcaaaaacgatATGTCTAATCTGACGCATTTTGAAATACATGAAAATTTAGAGTGTTATGCCAAATTTGTAgtttcttttaatataaactaagATTGCGTGTGCATCTCGGATATAAGTTGTCGCTAGTCTATTGTTCTGTTATAATGCATAAACCAAGGTCCTCCATGGGACCATAATGAATACCCAGTCGGTCACTAGCGGTCATGATTACCTCTTGTCTTATATTTGAGCGCAATTTTTTCTCAGGTAAGgatattcagaaataaaatcCTAAAAATCCAATATTTCCACGGCGAATATGAAATTCTTCTGGCTTTCTGAATCGTCAGTCCAATTAGGTTGATTCAAATCCTGTCAGTACAAATTTCAGTCACCTTCcagtttttctattttatattgattttatcagTACAATCAATATCCAGTATCTTTTGTACTTCTTTCATAACAAAACAGAGCATAAGGATTTTTCCGTGGATATAGTTGAAgagctggagagtgacataaactttttgttatgGTGTCCCTCTACTCTCTTCTACTTATCGATTGTGagagtgttattgctaataccAGTGTTAGATATAACGATAAGTAGAAGAATTTGCAGTtttgactttttttaaatctattgtattttatttatagactaACATCAAGGAGCAGAACGCGAGGCGGGTGATCAGTTGTGGTGTGCTTGAGACTCCGAGGTTCGGTCGCAAGAGCAACTTCTTCTTCACCCCGGGCACTAGAGTAAGTGTTCTTTAATTCACACTATACGACCAAATCTAAACTGAAAatgatatcaaaataaatagttctTATCCTAttactaagtacttaatttttactaataatgtttaatttaatatttgatttatttcgattgatatatatttattgagatttatttgtttaactttattacaataacatgTCAAAGTCGAACTTAAAGCCttaaagatttttgtttgCTACCTATTCACGTTATTAAGCGTCTATCTcaatcttctttaaatttGACATCTTAGTAAGAAGGTAAAAAATACtggaagaaggacatagaaatcccaaaaaaaaatctgtattctTGGGCTATGTTAATACTTTGGTAGGTTTACTAACAAATTACGCATAACTTTAAACAAGCAGAATTTCagtctataataaataaacttgaattgataattacaattaattttttatttcctctataaattacttatctaAGTTTCCTCGACTCGcagtacttatttatgttttcctCCATTACTTACGTCCAGGTCAACTTCGAATGTAACCAAGACTTCATTCTGACCGGTGACAAGAGACGGACCTGTGAGGACAACGGCAGATGGAATCTACCAGACTATGGCTACACCGAGTGCTTAcgtgagtttttatttttatactttacaaAGAACTTTGAGAGTTTCGGGATCTTTATCTACCATTGCTTTTTTAGCTACGTGGTCTAGGTatgattttctatttctttattatgtactagatgttgctcaGGGCTTTGCCCCCGTGGGAATAAtgggataaaatataagcTAGAGcgctatagcaatcttggttaatgtaactttctaatagtgaaagaatttttaaaaccgTTTcaatagtttcggagattacccacctcaaacatcaaactcacaaacctcttgataataatagtatatttatttatatgtattaaagtTTTGTTCTGGGAATTTCCATAACTagattataacataataaaccACACCACATTTGTTACATgtagatataaattatatatacttatagatTTTCTATACGTATCTATATAAGCCcataatattctaaacttTCAATCCCAGGTAATCAAGAATATTCGCAACGTGCACTTTTCCTAACTTGGGGCGTCATAGTCGCAGTTATTCTACCATTAGGACTCTTGATCTGCCTGCTTTGGTTCTGGTGCTGGTTCAAGCCGAGGTCCGAAGGCAAAGAAGGATTCCATATCAGCGATATACCGCGGTCTAAATCAGCTTCTAGACTTAATCTTAGATCAGCCTCAATGGGAAATATAACTGACCCTATGAACTCGTCCACGCTACGTAGTACTTCAGATATAAAACCTAAAATACCTGACACTCCCACCGATACTACTCCCAAACCTCAGCTAGCCATATCTAGATCCGCCCCGGCTCCCCCTGTGGACCCTCAAGACGGTGACAGTTCAGGGCTGGGCTATACAGATTCCAATAGGAGCGACTCTGGAAAGTCTTCATTGGGGAAAAAACGAAGAGCTTACGACAAAACTTACAGAACCAAGGAACCTTTACGGAATGCTCCTAACTCAGAATTTCCTGAAAAACCTTTTGATTTGTCTGAGGAAGATCTTTTGTCTCTAACCACACCTTCTGATACAGAGTCTAACCAGGGCTCAACCCTGACCCGTCCCGCTAAGGACATTGAATATATAAGCAAACCTCGTCAGACCGGCCGTAGAGCCTTGCCACCGAGTGATTCTGGTTATTCAACCAAGGGGTCAGAGGATCCGTATGTTTCTAAATATGATGGGCAGTATAGTCCAGTGCCCTCGGCTCATTCTCCCACCTATTCCGAAATTTATTCTCCTCCGCTCAGCCCGATTTCTGACATTAGTCCGAGAAGCACCTACAACAGCCCTGGCCTCCCTGATCCACCAAAGAGTGCTCCTGCTGACTCCAAAAAGAAATTTACGATACCTCGAGGTCAAAGATCAATGGAAACCCTAATCGACCCACCGCCTACTGAATTGCCAACATTCAGTAGCAAATCCACGATGGTATAAAAGTATTTCCATTCGTTGATTTATGAAACCACCTAAAAAGTATTTGAGATTAGATAAGTATTATGATATACCGTCGGATTTCAAGGACGctcttagatatatttaacttGTTTTGAAATGATATCTTTGACTAAAAGTATTATACAAAAGgcatcaatttaatattatgcaGATTGATGTAAGGAAACGTAGCGTCTAGGAATCTCCGTTATTAGaattctagatttttttacaacagaCTGGACTAGACTGTAGGAAGTATACTTACACTGCCCTTGTGATGACAATTTGACAAAAGGAGTACAGGGCAAATGccgaaatcttttttttttttattagtaatgaTTAACTGCACCATAGATTTTAGAATTGACAcgaaattaacatttattttatatttcccgTTGATGTTGAATGTTGTATGTAGTTTGTATTTATgatgtttattgtaattaatttaatttaaataaatttatgttaagaattttaaaatcgcAGGGAGAGGAAATTTCTGTTCCTATTTGGTAGAATAACTACGTTATGTATTTTTCgctaattttaataagaaagcAAGGAATACTGGCCCACATTTTGGTGGAATGGAAATTTTCTCTGCCGTGtgatacgtttttttttatttctcttatcATCCATGGTTATTGCTTGCTTTCTTATCTAGAGTACACAAAAGATGTAGGCCATTCAAACAGGTGagcgatttttttatttgttaaatgatTACCGATAGTACATTTAGGTCAAAGCGTAACTTGCGAatgttcaaataataaattacgcaAACCTTAGTTACCAAACTACCTAGTTACTTCATTAAAGCTGAATTTTTggatattgaatttatttttaaaactaaacaatcaCATTTTTCTACTAATGTTCTTATGTATGAGTACATATGAGTACATAATGACCAAGTACTTAGTCTCTAAATGCAGAACATTCAGGAAGAACTGGCATaacagaatattattttatcgctaaagaaaaatatttattgaagttaaaataaagtaaatgttttaaatttcctTGATAACTAACCATAGACCACATACAGGCAAGCAGGAGTACTCCGCTCGGACCCTGGGGGCCACATGGGGCATCATCAGCGCGGTGATGGTCCCGATCGTTGTCTTCCTCATCTGCGTCGGCTGGAGGATCCTCAAGCGGAAGAAAGCTGAGGAGAAGGAATTTGACGAGCTGATGACTGTCAAGTGAGTAGACCTAATATGTAGACCACAGACCACAACCGTTTCTTATAgagactatatatatatatatatatatatatatatagaggcATCCAAAGAAATGTATGGCGAACAGAAGATTTTTGATATAGATGTGATGCTGGAAAACCCttgcagaaaaaaaatctacaatcCACTCCACGAAAAAAGTTCATCAGAcgcagtgttagcaataacaagGTGACCAATCCTCCACGTTACTAATAACTCCATGCCGTGGGATTCGTGGTAAGGAAATACGTACAAGAACATAATACCGATTCATTGATTTCAGACAAATCGATCCGGACGAATCAATGCGAATAAACTCTGATGAAGACAGTCTCCCTTACAAGAAGGATATTCCAGAGGACAGCCCAGAACCTGAGCTGGCAGATCCTGTAAGGGTGATGGATGATGTGGGGATTCCCTACGATGCGAGTTACGAccccccgccgccgccgccggcgccACCTGTGCAGGATCAGGCGCGAGCGAGGCAGTGGACGGAAGAAAcggaaattaattaataccaGATAGTTACCGAATAGACATAATTTGAAAGTTTTTGTTACGTAAAGGACAATGCTCATgtgttaaaaatcaaatcaaatccaatccaataaaatgttatagttACCTCGAATTTTGGAAGAAATCggtaaattaattaagcaaCATGAGCGATGGCTTACATACTAAGCTAGGGCATTGTAATGCTAATCTTCAGTAgggaaaaaatttaatttgtattgtaagtAATTCTATAAAAGTGTAGTTACGGTTtagaaatataggtatatttttttctatttatgtaactacatacctatttgaattaattttcacCGTTAGttattagacaaaaaaatattttttgagcaATGTTCcgataacatttaaattttttgcattttttccGAATTGCCACTCTAGCTATtgacttttaaaattgtagATTACATTgcaggaaatatttttctttacttttacTAATTCATATACGtgagtaatttatattacctagATGTTAAATaacactattatattttaataaaatagatataagtacctacattttaaattgacaacataggtaagtaattacatattttttattaaaataatacgtaACTAGACTTAACCCAATTAAGTTACTTTTtatgacaaaacattttattaaatattatgattattttgtcTTAGTATAAATATAGTCTATTAAAATCTTTCATGACTCCCAATATTtctaacaatattaaattaaagacTTATTAAAGACAAAAgactaaaattttgttaatcatatttatattttgtttgatgtGAGATTTTTTcattctacattttttttcgttaATAATCTTAAGAATCAGGTATACTATCccaccatattttttaatttttattaaataaactttgtataccaattaTATGACGTGTTTTTCGATGAATATTCCTCATTcccaaattataaataaatatcagaaTATTTGTTCTACAAATGCCATTGCACTTTGCTTATCTTATgtttgtcaagaaagtgaacaAATTAAAAGGCGCTATCTCCACACTTGCCACACTGGATGCATGGGTGTTTATCAAACAATGTTGGCCATTCTGTTTTCTTCTCTTTCTTGACAAACTGTAGTCtgaatttttttgttgcataaACTTAATCCgttttctttctatttctttGACTTGTTATCTactcataacaaatacaaatgtcAAATATATTGGTAAACTGTCAGTGTCAAgctgtcaaatttatttatttatttatgtcattgTCATGTGGCTGGCTCCGGGttacaaaatcaattttacataaaatacaatggtttactgtaaatatttcatatcttTTGACTTCAATAATGCTGCATGCATTAAGGATAATCGTTCttgaataattttcataactaACCTTTGTACTTTGATATGTAATTTGTTACAAATGCTTGGCCTTAAATCGAACACTGTTTTTACACCAACTTAACTGCACAATATGAAGACGAAACTAGTGCAGTATTAACCATaggta from the Plodia interpunctella isolate USDA-ARS_2022_Savannah chromosome 20, ilPloInte3.2, whole genome shotgun sequence genome contains:
- the mesh gene encoding protein mesh isoform X1; its protein translation is MGFKVKLVLVAILTLSVSVKGQDVVETENIRTVSDVDNKLDDAAEIIPDAIEDAILPESEPTVPPVDALPDLVPNLEVRSGRYQLLEDTINGAALEPIAGAVDANNGESERQLLLDPTSTATTNNEYAHIDGRVLPATTYQNNGNEYVITNARLTQIRSNFMYWFYDQGGTDNLGDYQRDIHTSTPQIHKNFNFQLPFFGFRFNYTRISMNGYIYFSDPPDHYTYPLSFPVRDWPNVNDPSFIGIFFSKCRIGSMRPEDPDQRRPGIYFRMDRDLQTRRDQLGVEMRERLTWDIRTGVIGSESFFPKHAITITWKNMSFSGGIDNSLFVTNTFQMVLATDEVFTYAIFNYLEINWSSHTEAGGDTTTGEGGVPAYIGFNAGNGTQSYEYKPYSQASVLRDLTGRGWANGFPGRHIFRIDEKILMGTCNKDIDGANLPLMFAPESGNMLGGTIVNITGPCFDLSDRITCRFDTESVIGAVVDVNRAICVQPRFYHNGYARFEVAINNEPFKWKGKFFVETPATATEKIFFPGDAIHTQYPAEIKITWNHANLTTNQNAQLRISLWGYKEVTIRPQLEYIDMIETGVANTGEYVINPQNFRNRENLMHNDMQFGFLQINLTTPEEYQGVNINPVLWSRPIPLGWYFAPQWERLHGRRWPQTMCNNWLRTDRFLKNFASQIPICPCTLEHALLDKGRFLPDPACDKDTNPTCRYHWGSVHCVRSSGPSAEGSGQQCCYDKNGFLMMSYDQMWGSRPHRSHDFGFTPYNEANKVPSLSNWFHDMIPFYQCCSWQEEQAVGCETFRFERRPSQDCVAYQSPGVAGIFGDPHIVTFDDLQYTFNGKGEYVLVRVDHPQLKLDVQGRFEQVPRNIYGPVNATHITSVVAASNNSVPIEVRLRPQHAQWRYRLDVFADNKRIYFDRPALRVQYFPGVTVYQPLYVLNQSEIVIMFSSGAGVEVVENKGFMSARVYLPWNYMNQTRGLFGNWSLDMNDDFTRPDGTKAAVDLNNFQSAHRDFAQYWQLTDREQKDIGVALFTREYGRSAAYYNDNQFIPNYIREPTDFLPVNRSHDVNRALELCQDSYQCRYDYGMTLNRDMAEFTKNYLSSITNIKEQNARRVISCGVLETPRFGRKSNFFFTPGTRVNFECNQDFILTGDKRRTCEDNGRWNLPDYGYTECLRNQEYSQRALFLTWGVIVAVILPLGLLICLLWFWCWFKPRSEGKEGFHISDIPRSKSASRLNLRSASMGNITDPMNSSTLRSTSDIKPKIPDTPTDTTPKPQLAISRSAPAPPVDPQDGDSSGLGYTDSNRSDSGKSSLGKKRRAYDKTYRTKEPLRNAPNSEFPEKPFDLSEEDLLSLTTPSDTESNQGSTLTRPAKDIEYISKPRQTGRRALPPSDSGYSTKGSEDPYVSKYDGQYSPVPSAHSPTYSEIYSPPLSPISDISPRSTYNSPGLPDPPKSAPADSKKKFTIPRGQRSMETLIDPPPTELPTFSSKSTMV
- the mesh gene encoding protein mesh isoform X3, coding for MGFKVKLVLVAILTLSVSVKGQDVVETENIRTVSDVDNKLDDAAEIIPDAIEDAILPESEPTVPPVDALPDLVPNLEVRSGRYQLLEDTINGAALEPIAGAVDANNGESERQLLLDPTSTATTNNEYAHIDGRVLPATTYQNNGNEYVITNARLTQIRSNFMYWFYDQGGTDNLGDYQRDIHTSTPQIHKNFNFQLPFFGFRFNYTRISMNGYIYFSDPPDHYTYPLSFPVRDWPNVNDPSFIGIFFSKCRIGSMRPEDPDQRRPGIYFRMDRDLQTRRDQLGVEMRERLTWDIRTGVIGSESFFPKHAITITWKNMSFSGGIDNSLFVTNTFQMVLATDEVFTYAIFNYLEINWSSHTEAGGDTTTGEGGVPAYIGFNAGNGTQSYEYKPYSQASVLRDLTGRGWANGFPGRHIFRIDEKILMGTCNKDIDGANLPLMFAPESGNMLGGTIVNITGPCFDLSDRITCRFDTESVIGAVVDVNRAICVQPRFYHNGYARFEVAINNEPFKWKGKFFVETPATATEKIFFPGDAIHTQYPAEIKITWNHANLTTNQNAQLRISLWGYKEVTIRPQLEYIDMIETGVANTGEYVINPQNFRNRENLMHNDMQFGFLQINLTTPEEYQGVNINPVLWSRPIPLGWYFAPQWERLHGRRWPQTMCNNWLRTDRFLKNFASQIPICPCTLEHALLDKGRFLPDPACDKDTNPTCRYHWGSVHCVRSSGPSAEGSGQQCCYDKNGFLMMSYDQMWGSRPHRSHDFGFTPYNEANKVPSLSNWFHDMIPFYQCCSWQEEQAVGCETFRFERRPSQDCVAYQSPGVAGIFGDPHIVTFDDLQYTFNGKGEYVLVRVDHPQLKLDVQGRFEQVPRNIYGPVNATHITSVVAASNNSVPIEVRLRPQHAQWRYRLDVFADNKRIYFDRPALRVQYFPGVTVYQPLYVLNQSEIVIMFSSGAGVEVVENKGFMSARVYLPWNYMNQTRGLFGNWSLDMNDDFTRPDGTKAAVDLNNFQSAHRDFAQYWQLTDREQKDIGVALFTREYGRSAAYYNDNQFIPNYIREPTDFLPVNRSHDVNRALELCQDSYQCRYDYGMTLNRDMAEFTKNYLSSITNIKEQNARRVISCGVLETPRFGRKSNFFFTPGTRVNFECNQDFILTGDKRRTCEDNGRWNLPDYGYTECLRNQEYSQRALFLTWGVIVAVILPLGLLICLLWFWCWFKPRSEGKEGFHISDIPRSKSASRLNLRSASMGNITDPMNSSTLRSTSDIKPKIPDTPTDTTPKPQLAISRSAPAPPVDPQDGDSSGLGYTDSNRSDSGKSSLGKKRRAYDKTYRTKEPLRNAPNSEFPEKPFDLSEEDLLSLTTPSDTESNQGSTLTRPAKDIEYISKPRQTGRRALPPSDSGYSTKGSEDPYVSKYDGQYSPVPSAHSPTYSEIYSPPLSPISDISPRSTYNSPGLPDPPKSAPADSKKKFTIPRGKQEYSARTLGATWGIISAVMVPIVVFLICVGWRILKRKKAEEKEFDELMTVKQIDPDESMRINSDEDSLPYKKDIPEDSPEPELADPVRVMDDVGIPYDASYDPPPPPPAPPVQDQARARQWTEETEIN
- the mesh gene encoding protein mesh isoform X2 encodes the protein MGFKVKLVLVAILTLSVSVKGQDVVETENIRTVSDVDNKLDDAAEIIPDAIEDAILPESEPTVPPVDALPDLVPNLEVRSGRYQLLEDTINGAALEPIAGAVDANNGESERQLLLDPTSTATTNNEYAHIDGRVLPATTYQNNGNEYVITNARLTQIRSNFMYWFYDQGGTDNLGDYQRDIHTSTPQIHKNFNFQLPFFGFRFNYTRISMNGYIYFSDPPDHYTYPLSFPVRDWPNVNDPSFIGIFFSKCRIGSMRPEDPDQRRPGIYFRMDRDLQTRRDQLGVEMRERLTWDIRTGVIGSESFFPKHAITITWKNMSFSGGIDNSLFVTNTFQMVLATDEVFTYAIFNYLEINWSSHTEAGGDTTTGEGGVPAYIGFNAGNGTQSYEYKPYSQASVLRDLTGRGWANGFPGRHIFRIDEKILMGTCNKDIDGANLPLMFAPESGNMLGGTIVNITGPCFDLSDRITCRFDTESVIGAVVDVNRAICVQPRFYHNGYARFEVAINNEPFKWKGKFFVETPATATEKIFFPGDAIHTQYPAEIKITWNHANLTTNQNAQLRISLWGYKEVTIRPQLEYIDMIETGVANTGEYVINPQNFRNRENLMHNDMQFGFLQINLTTPEEYQGVNINPVLWSRPIPLGWYFAPQWERLHGRRWPQTMCNNWLRTDRFLKNFASQIPICPCTLEHALLDKGRFLPDPACDKDTNPTCRYHWGSVHCVRSSGPSAEGSGQQCCYDKNGFLMMSYDQMWGSRPHRSHDFGFTPYNEANKVPSLSNWFHDMIPFYQCCSWQEEQAVGCETFRFERRPSQDCVAYQSPGVAGIFGDPHIVTFDDLQYTFNGKGEYVLVRVDHPQLKLDVQGRFEQVPRNIYGPVNATHITSVVAASNNSVPIEVRLRPQHAQWRYRLDVFADNKRIYFDRPALRVQYFPGVTVYQPLYVLNQSEIVIMFSSGAGVEVVENKGFMSARVYLPWNYMNQTRGLFGNWSLDMNDDFTRPDGTKAAVDLNNFQSAHRDFAQYWQLTDREQKDIGVALFTREYGRSAAYYNDNQFIPNYIREPTDFLPVNRSHDVNRALELCQDSYQCRYDYGMTLNRDMAEFTKNYLSSITNIKEQNARRVISCGVLETPRFGRKSNFFFTPGTRVNFECNQDFILTGDKRRTCEDNGRWNLPDYGYTECLRKQEYSARTLGATWGIISAVMVPIVVFLICVGWRILKRKKAEEKEFDELMTVKQIDPDESMRINSDEDSLPYKKDIPEDSPEPELADPVRVMDDVGIPYDASYDPPPPPPAPPVQDQARARQWTEETEIN